In Flavobacterium piscisymbiosum, the sequence ATTTAATAAACGATGAAAAAAACGTAATTGTTGCTAATTATTCAGGAGGAAGTATTGCCGTTTTTAAGAAAAATGCTGACGGAAGTATCACAGAAGGTCAACAATTGATTCAGCATGAAGGAAAAGGGCTAAATGCGGCACGTCAGGAAAAAGCGCATGTACATCAGGTTGTTTTTTCTCCGGACAAAAAGTTTGTTTTATCGAATGACCTTGGTCAGGATAAAGTTTTTATCTATAAATACAATCCTGGTGCGAGCCATGAAGTGCTAACTTTAAAAGGATCTGTAGATGTAAAAAAAGGAAGCGGTCCGAGACACTTAACGTTTAGTAAAGACGGCAAATTTGTGTATTTGGTTCAGGAATTAGATGCTACTCTTACTACTTTTAGTTATGATAAATCGGGAAGTTTAAAGTTACTTGCCGAAACCAGTATTTTAGCCAAAGGATTTACTGGAGGAACTGGTGCCGCAGCAATTAAACTTTCGCCTGACGGAAAGTTTTTATACGTAACAGATCGTGTTGATGCCAATAATATTTCTGTTTATCAAATTCAGAAAGACGGAAAAATTAAATTTATAGAACAGCAAAGCACTTTAGGAAAAGGCCCAAGAGATTTTGCGATTGACCCAACAGGAAATTACCTTTTAGTTGGTCATCAATACACAAATGATATTATTATATTCAAAAGAGATAAAATCACAGGAAAACTTACCAATACAGGAAAAAAGATAGAATTGTGTTCGCCTGTGGGATTGGTTTTTACTAAAATTTAATTGAAAGGTTCTAAGATTCTAAGTTGCTAAGGTTCTAAGCTTTTTGTTAGATCGTACAATAAAAAATGGCTTAAAGATTTGTATTGATCTTTAAGCCATTTTTTATGTTTTCCACTTAGTGTCTTAGAAACTTAGAATCTTAGAGCCTAAAAAAAAAAACTATTTATTCTTATCTTTTCTCTTCTTGTCTCTCGTTTTCAACATGTTTCGATTGACAGAACCGTGGGTTTTCTTTTTAGTTTTAGAAGGTCCTCCAAGATTGACTTTTTTATTCTTTTTATCTTTTTCATGAAAAGCACCATCACCTTTTAAGCTTTGTTTTTTCATTAAAAACTTAATCGGTTGTTTGTCCTTTTCAGGTTCGATTAATTTAGATGAAATTTCCACTTCTTCAGGGAAATCTGCAATTGCAAGTTCCTGATTCATTAATACTTCAACTTCAACTTTAAATTCTTCTTCACGAGGCGTGATAAAACTAATCGCAGTTCCTGTAGCATCGGCACGACCTGTACGGCCAATTCTGTGCATGTACAATTCAGGAAATTCAGGAAGTTCG encodes:
- a CDS encoding lactonase family protein, with protein sequence MKRLYMLLFSAVAFTTSQAQSKFNLLVGTYTNTCDSKGIYVYEFDAASGDFKLKNSTEKVVSPSYVSVSANNKFVYAVNENGNQSAVTALTYDAPTGKLKVLNTNSSLGADPCHLINDEKNVIVANYSGGSIAVFKKNADGSITEGQQLIQHEGKGLNAARQEKAHVHQVVFSPDKKFVLSNDLGQDKVFIYKYNPGASHEVLTLKGSVDVKKGSGPRHLTFSKDGKFVYLVQELDATLTTFSYDKSGSLKLLAETSILAKGFTGGTGAAAIKLSPDGKFLYVTDRVDANNISVYQIQKDGKIKFIEQQSTLGKGPRDFAIDPTGNYLLVGHQYTNDIIIFKRDKITGKLTNTGKKIELCSPVGLVFTKI